The region AAGATAAAGAGCGAGGGAAACGTAACATGAAACTTTACAGACTTTGATTCGGAGAAATAGCCAGAGATGGAATGTGATGAGAATAGGTAGAGAGGTAAAGGTATGGATGATATACGTGagctgaggttgaggttcTTGTGAGGCTGAAAGAGATgcagatggtggtgtgggtgagCATGATGGTTTGACCAGATGAGGAAGGCGCACGGACCAAATGGTGTAAGTGGTTTCACTGGACTGCATCGGCCACCAGTCTGAGTGGTGATTGGTTGAATTTCAAGCGCCAGACCTGGGACCACTCGATTGGCTTTGGCTTCTTCAACCTGGCGCAAAGAGAGCAAACTCTTGGAAAACAGACCAAACCCAGTGAGAGGTTTTGCTTTGGATGGTAATTTTCCACATGACTGGTTCCTGGCTTTTGGAGCTGCGATCTTCCAAGACTTTTGCCGATGGAGTCTTGACCGTCTCTCTGCCTCCCATCTGATACTTTGTGTATACTATCGGGGGAAAGCAACGTTTCGTTGCTCACAGGTACTGCCACCTATTACCCGCGCTCTCCGATTCAAGGGGTTCATGGAAGTGTGTGgtgggggaaagggaaagaacCAAGCACTGGTTTTGTCTCGCCTGGATATGTTCTATTCTGAGCGGCTGGTGAGAAGGGCAAGCTCTGACAACCGCGCGTCGCGGTGTATGGCAGGTCCGGTTGCATGGACCCCCTTGTTGCTGGTAGTTTACGTTTTTGGAAAACCTTACAGTTTGAGGTTCCCCCTCAGCTTGGCAAGCAaccctctttcttttcttgactgactgactgggTAGAGACACTCTTGATATTAGGTGTTGAGTCTGCAATTTGGCGTCTCCGGGGGGAAGGATTCCCTGTCTGTTGGGCTCAGGCAGGACTGCCAAgtggccgagatggaggagagctGTCCAGTGTTTTGGGCGTGAGTGGCACTTTGGCCTTGTCAGGGctggatgggggggaggatagATCGCGGGCTTCTTGAGAGACCCGAATGAGCGAGTTGGTGTGTACACGCAGAAGTCTGCATTGGTGTCGAGGGGGTATTTGACCAGACTGTATCTCCTGCTTTTGGGGCGACCTTCTTTTTGGGCCACGCTAGAATTCATCCGGTCTTTACTCGACTTGCAGACGCAGTTTGCTACGTTTTCTTGTTTTCACTTTTTGGGGTGCCATTCATTGTAGTGACGGTCCAGCTGGTTATCGTTGGTTCTCCTATTGTCTGTTGTGGTTGCTCTACACAAAGGGGCCCACGTCTTCAGGACGACAATAACCATTGTTTGTTGAGAATACATTATCCTTATCAGTTGCCCTTCACTTATACCACCCTCGAAGACCACTGTCATTTCGAATATTTATGTTCAACATCTACAACTCAAGGCAATCTCACGCGCTCTCTTAGCAACACACAACAAACCCCAGAAGCAGGCCTTCTTCAGCAAATAGTTTCACACAACGAATAGATCAGCACACCATACCCCTGGAAAAGACGTCACGACAGTACTGAAATGGTCAAACCAACAGCTTTCTCACGAGGAGCCCTCCTGGCCTCTCTGGCCCAAGCCACGACAGCAGCATCTACCTCGAGATATACACTCACGCAGGTCTTCAACGCCACCAACTTCTTCTCCGAATTCACCTTCTTCGACCAGCCCGACCCGACCCACGGGTTCGTAGAGTACGTGGACGCACCCACCGCCAACCGCCTCTCCCTTGCCGGCTACAGCCAAAATGGTGTCTACCTTGGTGTTGAtcacaccaacaccaccacaaccggCCGCAAGTCTACCCGTGTCACCTCTAACCAGGCCTTCACCAAGGGTCTGTTCATCGCCGACATAGCCCACATGCCCGCCTCGGCATCATCGTCTTGCGGACTCTGGCCGGCCTACTGGATGTTCGGTCCTGACTGGCCCACCTCTGGCGAGATTGATATCCTGGAAGGCGTCAACACCCAAAAGTCGAATTCGATAACATTGCATACGGCCAAAGGGTGTGAGATGGCCAACACTGGCTCGCTGGGGAGCACCAAATTGGCAAATGGCAATTGCGAGGGTAATACTGGGTGCGGCCAGACGACATCAGCTACCAATAACTATGGTGCTGGGTTCAACGACATTGGCGGCGGTATTTATGCCTTGGAGTGGACCGATGACCACATTGCTGTTTGGTTCTTCCCGAGGAACTCCAACACTTGCAAGTCCTTGGCCGCCGCATCTCCTTCGTCAGTGCCGAATACCAGCAACTTTGGGACGCCTCTCGCAAAGTTCGTCGGGAATGGATCAGGGAACTGCTCTATCCCTAACCACTTCAAGGACCACAACATTGTCTTTGACACGACGTTTTGCGGTGATTGGGCTGGACAGGTCTGGGGACAGGATGATACCTGCAAGAGTCTTGCTGACACGTGCGAGGACTGGGTCGGGCAGAATCCAGAGGGGTTTCAGGAGGCGTACTGGTTGGTGAATGATATCAAGGTTTATCAGCAGGTTGATCAGGGGCCGGCTGCTGGGCAGAcggatggggggtttggggttcAGAGGAAGCcggatgaggagaggaggagggcgaggagtttTGAGGCTtgattttctttctttcagCCGGGATGGACAGGACtttggggatgggttggttttGCATTAGAGATGGATATAGGTTGGGTGAAATAAAAGGCTATATAGATGGGTATCTGATCTGATGGGGGCTGGATATATGGGTGTATTGTGTCATTTTTTCCGTGTTCTTGACCATGCATTTTTGTTAAAGTTTATGAGAACATCCTACTTATTATTCGTTTGTCAATAGTTGCCACTTTTTCTCGATGTATTTTTTGGCTGACCCGTGGTAAGGTGTATAAGTGAGATACGGGCGAGAACGGTCCGCCGTCAGCTGGCAGGGGGTGTCAGACAGCCAAAATCTTGACCTATTCATCTTGTGCACTTTGATGGTTTCACTCATTGGCACTTCAATGACACTTATATCACAAATATTCGAAAGGTGGGTATACCTCAAATATTAATCAGTTCAAGAAGCTGATAACAATTTTCAGACAGCATAAACGGCTTTTCCCATCATTTCATTTTCAGACCAACAAGTAAAAACCAAACCATGAGATTAAAGCCAACATGAAATTCTCAACCACCCTGTCCAATGGGCCACCAAAATATACACTGAGAACAAGGCAGCCATTATCATTCAACAGACACTGTCGATACTTGAGTAGCCGCACTCACCACAAATCTCTCCTCACTATTGCCATAGAGACATCATGCGATGACACCTGTGTCGCTATCCTCGAAAAAGCAGGCCCAGCAGCACGCTTACAGTTCAACAAGAGAATACCATCAAACCATGTTGAATTCAAGGGCATACATCCTACAATAGCCTCCAAATCGCACGAGATTCAGTTGGCTAAGCTGGTCAACGAAGCTGTACAGTCACTACCAGAGCACACCAACCACTCCCCAGAGGTCAAAACCATTTCTATCCGCGACCCACAAACAggcaaacccaccccccgaCGACTTCCTGACTTTGTCTCCGTGACAAGAGGCCCAGGCTTCCCACGATGTCTAGACGTCGGCCTCGGAGTAGCCAAAGGCCTCTCTGTCGCCTGGCAGGTCCCCTTCCTAGGAGTTCATCACATGCAAGGCCACGCCCTCACCCCCCGCCTCGACCACGCCCTACAAcaacccttccccccttcctcctcaaccccctcatcaaaaCTCTCCCCTAAATTTCCCTTCCTaaccctcctcgcctcaGGAGGCCAcacccagctcctcctctccaccaccctaaCAACCCACACCATCCTCGCAACAGTAACCAACATCTCCCTAGGCGACATGCTCGACAAAGCCGCGAGGgaaatcctccccccctccctcctcagctcCCTCCCAAACATAGCCTACGCCGCCGCCCTGGAACAGTTCgccttcccctctccctcctacAAGtacaccccccctccaaaccggCACTCCgaaaccctcccctcccccctcccctccccaccattTGAGCCCGGGTGgtccctcaccccccctctccccctaAGCAAAGAAATGACCTTCAACTTCTCCGGCTTCGGCGGCCAAGTCCAGGAACTAGCCCAGTTCTACCCCCACACCAAACTCGACCGCGTCAGAGCCGAGGAATCCAACCAAATactctcccccccatccctcacAACCGAACAGCGCCGGATTTTAGCAAGAGAAACAATGAGGCTGGCATTCGAGCACCTCGCTTCAAGGGTCGTTTTTGCGCTGAGGGAACTCCAGCCTGTGAGCGAGGCCGACAAGAGGCATGGTACCGGGAGGAATGATCTGAAAAGATTGAAGGGGCTGTTGAGGGGAGGACAAAAGATCGAGACGTTGGTGCTGTCGGGGGGCGTGGCGTCGAATAAATTTCTGAGACACGTCCTGAGGAGTGTCCTCGATCAGAGGGGGTGGCCTGATATAAAGCTGGCTGCTCCGCCTGTGAGTCTTTGTAGCGACAACGCGGCCATGATTGCATGGGCGGGGATGGAGATGTTCGagacggagggggtggagacTGATTTGGGAGTGAGGTCAATTCAACGCTGGTCGTTGGATGAGAgtcttggagaggaggggacgaggggggtgatgggggttgaCGGGTGGCTCAAGAGGCAGAAGATGTAAGATAGGTGCACATTAGCGTTCCAAATCTAATGAGATATAAGCTTGAGGAGCTAAAAAGCAATCAGGGTGGTGGTAAAGAGTGCCGTGGTTATCATACACACGCATCCTCTTTATTTAACGTCTTGATTGCTGCTTTAATTCATCGTTTCATGCATTACCAACGCCCCTAATTTACCCCATTTCTTGTGCAAGTAAAAACCAGAACGCTCCTCCCTACCCTCTAAACCTCCTCCGAGAAATCACTCGTAACATTGCTAAACTcgcccttctccagcttcgtCTTCCAAAACACCGGGTTCGTGTCCGTAAACCCGTGCTTCTCCCACCCGGTCTCCTTGACATGATATAAGTTGATAAACCCACCCGAGTACGCATCCCTGTGCGTGGCAGCCAAGATACTCCTGCTCCCCAGCTccagcgcctcctccaccgtcaaGTCGTACCTGTACTCGGCATCCAGCACGCCATACGCAAACGTCTGGCCGGACCCGACGCAAAACAGGTTCCCCGCCAGCCTCGTGCCGTCGCTGTCAATGTAGTACAGCGCCGGCCCTTCCTCCTTGGTGACGCCGGCGCACATGGTGCCCATCGACAggcccttgcccttgtaCTGGTACACCAGGTTGGCGAGGATCTTGCTCGCGGCCGCGACAGAGATTCTCCTCTTGTGGCGGAGCTCGTGGAGGCGGCACTGCATACCGAGCCAGGCGAGCCAGTACTGGCAGTCGGCGGCGCCGCCGGCCATGGTGCCGAGGAGGTCGGAATTGATCTCGATGACCTTTTTGACCGTCTGGGAGGCGATCCAGTTGCCGGCCGTGGCGCGGGAATCGGTCGCGACGATGATGCCACCCTGGAAGCGGAAGGCGAGCGTGGTGGTGCCGTGGGCGATCTTGATGGGGCAGTGGGGGTTGGAGCGGTCGTCGGTTGCTGCGCGGAGCCAGGCCGAGGGCTGGAGTAACGATGGGTGATTAGTGTGATGTTTGGGTGTGGTACAGAGAGAGAATAAAGACATACCTGAGCTACGGGCGGCATGGCAAACTTCAGCGAAAGGTTGGGAATAGACCCGGCGGCGaactcctcctgctcctgctctgTGAACAGCTCATTCTGGGTGTAGGTCGGGCGACTGTACCGCGCAACGAGGGTGTCCATCTTTGCGTTCTGTGTTTTCTGTGTCGATCGAAGCCGTAAATTCTGTCGATTTGTTGTCGTCGATGAAGGTGGGGTTGGttttggagttgagggaACTGTTCAAGGGTACTGGAAGTTGGCTGGCTTGGTTGTTCAGGTCGGAGCTCAAGGCAGCTCCCGTTGCAACGCGTTCAGCCCACACCACACAGCCTTGGAGGTCTGAGCTCCCCCTCCGCAGTTgaaccccccccaaccacccactcGCTTGGCAAATGGATTCAACGCCTTCCCCAGGTTTTCGAGAAGTCCTTATCCTGGTTGGACTTTAGCACATGCCATGTCCCAGGTAGAGAGATCACCTCATTTGATTCTGGCGATACTACAAATTTAATTgtctttattattattattaccATTAGGATAGTCTATTAAGTAGACTCGTGCTAAGCCAACCAACGCTCCTTTTTGCAcgctcaaccccaaccctaaCAGACCATTCATGATACCTGGTAGAACTATACACAACGTCAACTCAGACTCGCTCAGCACGCtatcaaccccaaaacccGATATCGCAAAGACAGCAACGAAGCACACAGTCATCAAGGCACCAAAAGACACATTGAACGCAGTCGGAGAAGCGCACAAAACACAAACACCCCACGCTAGAGCAACCATAACATCATAAAAATCAGGAGACTCGATTAGGTGCCTCGAAAATATTGTGTGGTCACCCATGTTCCTTTTGTCTTCCCTATACTCCCGCGATGGCGGATGACCCAACTCCCAAGACCGCCCAAATTAGATATATAGTGCCTTATTGGAGGGTGCGAGGCTTCCCAAACTTCCACCAGTCGGTGACCCAGTGTCCGCACCTCacacaccaaccaacccaaatGCACATATCGTGAGCCCATTGCTGAGTAGGTCGTCTAGCACaagcttttttttcccctcccTATTCCAGTTTGCCCAGCCAGATTGAGCAACCGGCATCAGTGAGGTCTGATTGCCTCCCTGATAaataaaaacaaaaaaaaaacaaaatggTCTCGAAACACCCCAGCCAATGCATATTTCGTTGTCGTGATTAACCCCTTGAAGCCAAAAAATTTTAATAACCCTTCCCCCATGCGAATACAAAATGGCTTTGCCGTTTTTTGCGGGATattgatgacgatgaagaagataATGAGGGAGTGGTCCGtttgtgtgtgcgtgtgtcGCAGCGTGACCATTTTGTGAATCGTCATCCGAAAACCAAAAACAGGGCAAAATGGCCCAACGCACCGCAAAGTATGTCTTTATCGTACATCTTCAAAACTTTTTCGGACTGGGGCGAAATCGATGGGTATTAAGCGCAACCTCCTTCTGGAAAACACAGGATTGGTTAATAAGAAAAGTCTCGCCACAAAAAGAGTATTATTTCCTCCACCCAACATTCCAGATAACGTGGACAATGTCCCGGGCCGTATTTACCGTATCAATAACCCGGCCAATGAGGCTGGTTCCGCTCGATGATTCCGAATCTCCTTCTTCGTAAGGCATAAACATCCCCGACGATGTTCGTCGCATCCCCACTGGTTCTGCCGAAAGACTGGACGTCGAGGTTGACCGACGCAATCCAGAGCCGCCTTCACCAAAGCTGCCCCCGAGACTAGAGCTGGTGCTGGCGCTGGCGCTCTTGCTGCTAAACCGGACGggctcgtcatcgtcatcgtcactgacgtcgtcgtcgtcgtcgtcgctcgCAAAAAAGAGTTTGCCGGACTTCTTGGATGGCCGCAATGTCTCCtgagaggaagatggggatACCGGCGAGTTCTTGTAAATTCCCGTGCTGTGCTTCATGGCCGTCTCCGTCGGCTCCGGCGTGTCGTCCCGGTATTTCAACGTGGTCGACGGCAGCATGGCGATTGTTTTGCTTTCCATGTTGCCAGCATGGCTCGCGGCCCTCCTCATGGTTGGTCTTCTCTTTTTGATGGCTGATCGCTTCATCATGATGGCACCGTCATCCGAGTCACTGTCATAGCGGACAggctcgtcgtcctcgtcgtcgtcacccTTGATCTCAACCGCAATGCACTGCTCCACTTGCTCGTTGAAATGGATGTGCTTCTTCTCGTTGAATGGAGATGTGATGCCGGATGATCTTGTGGAAGGGAACAGGCTGGTACCGTCATGGCTGACGCCTCGCGAAGAGAATGGGAAGCCGACAAAGTCAGTGGTGGCACGCTCGAGTCCTGGTCGTTGACCACCTCGCTTCAGCCCACCCTTCTGCTGCGCCTGcactgccgccgctgctTGCTTAACCAGCGATGACGTTGACAGGGACCTCTGAAGCATGATTTCTGACATGgtcctcttcttcaaaatggtcttcttcttctcttgaGGATTCGATTTTGATAACCGCGAGCTCGAGTTTTTCAATCTCGGGTTTGACATGGATGCACCAGACTGTAATGGGCCATAAAGCCACGTTACATCGCAGTCTTTGAGCCTGTTGTGTGTTAGGGATTCAGTAGCAAAAACACCCCCATGTCAATTGTACGCACCAGTTAAGCGTCTCAGGCGAGACTGTGCTCAGCTTGTTTTTCGCCTTCATCCATGTTCGCCAGGAAGCATTTTCTAACCGCGCAGAGTCGCTGTAATCGCCTCTTCTTGAGACGATCAGCTTCCACGACGACCAGATATCCTCCTCACGCCAGTTATGCGAGAGGTAGTCCACATGTCGAGAAGGCCGGACCTTTAGTGAGATGTCATCCTCGGCTCTCTCTGATATGTCGGGTGTCCCCGGCCGTGAGGTGGCTGCCGAGTTCTCATCGTCATTTGGTGACGAAGTGTATGAGTAACCCGCCTGAGGACTTGGTGCAGGCTCAGACACCTCAATACGGCCGAAGTAGCCACCCCTCTCCTCGTACTGCGGAAAAATGATGTCGTCCTCCGAGGTTACCGACTCGGCGTTCCTGACTTCCTCACAACCTGACACCAGGGAGAATTTTGCCCCAGACTTTGTTGACCGCAGCTGGTCTGATGAGTCAATGCGAATAATGcgcggcgaggatggcgtgGAAGACACGCTCGAGCTTGAATAGCTTCTTGTTGACTCTGGGTAAAGATCTGCTAGCCGCGaagtggaggatgaggtatGGAACCCCGAGTTTTTTGTGACGAATTTTGGTTGCGAGTGAGAGCGGCGCAACGTTGAAGCAGAGAAATAGTTATTCTCTTCGGATGAAATAACCACGGCCATGTTGAAAGCCTGAACCCTGATAATCAATGGAGCGCCGTCCAAAGTCACCTTCTATCCTTCAACAAGCAACCCAGAGGTCCTCTCATGGAGCAATTAAAAGTCGAAACCGTCTGGGCCGCGGCAGAAGATGACGCGATGTGAGGAAGGGCGAGAGACAATGCCCTCGACTTCTTTCTGCTGTGGTGTGAGCGGGAAAGCGTCCCGGTGGCTGATAGGGCTTCCGAGAACAAAGACGGCGGCCGGGTTGAAGGGCTGCGCGGTTCCTTGACGTCGGGACAGGTCGTGTTCGGCGAAACGAGACGGCGCTTTTCTCGGTAAGCTGCAGAAATCACGATTAGACGGGTCCCAACAACGGAAATTTTGCTTGAAGATCGTGGTGTGAGGTGTGGCTTGAGCGAAAGCGGAATTCTGAAATCACTTCGTATGGTGTACCCGAGGTGAAGGGAGAAAATGGGGCTGGAGGTCTGGAGGAGCGAGAAGGTGTACGGATAAGTCACCGGCTCTTCGAGGTCTGGGCACCTTGGGCAGACTGAGCGGAAGTGGGTTTTGCAATATCGACCAGCCAGCTCCTACCCTGACCCCCCTGCCGGGTGTGCCGTCAAAACGTGGGATGCGTGACCCGGAGAGGGGGGGATTTGATGCTCAAACGGGGGTgtggggattgggggttCGGTTTGGCAATCATGGGGGTTCCACAAGGCTTTTGCCCTCGCTCTCCCCATTATCAAGCCAAAAAAAGGTGAGCGTGAGCTTGAGAGAGCGTGAgcaggtgaggtgagggatTGGAATTCGGCGATGCACTTGTACCCCATCGTCATGTGCCCCCCCACCCGTTTTTGTTCAATGGGATGTGCAGGCGCACAGGCAGCCAGCAAACCAGCAACCATCGAATGCCTTCTTCATTCGTCCCGGCTTTTATTGCCCAGCCCAGGGGAGTGGAGGGGACGAAAGCggtaggtaaggtatgtTACCTTGGAGTAAGAGAGGCAAACAGGCCGTGGAATGGCAATTGGAAACACTGAAATGAAAACTGGTCACGTACCCTTTCTAGTTTTATGGACTACCGGTAGTTGGCTGGGAATGTGATGGATTTTATTTTGTTTCGTGGTTGACCCCCCGCGTCCCTCGTTCCTGGGGAATTGCGTAGGGCAGTTCGTTGTTGGGTTTGGAGTCTAGGAGGTGAAGCAAGGGATGGAGAGGCGTTCGTCGCAACAATCGATGCCGTCgtgagggggagaagagggcgatTGTCAAAGTCGGAGGGCCATGGTGGTCATTGCCGTCGAAAAGGTCTCGAGTCTGTCTGTTGTCGAGGGGGACAAGACAATGGATTTTCTCTGCAGACGTCCAGGGGCCGGTGGACGGGATGGGGAAAAAACAAGGTGGTAAAAATGCAAGTTGGGGTTCTGTGCGACGATGCCCGCCGAGAATTTGGAGCTGGACAACTGGAGGCGgtctggggggggggggtgccCGGTGGGCATTGACTTGACTGCACAGTGCAGGCGTTGCAGGTCACCAGGGAACCAAACCAAGGGTGGGCGTGGGAGGAAGGACGGACGCGGGAGAGGCGGGCAGACGGGGGGCAGACGAATCGCTGGGCTGGAATGGGCGACCAGGGTTGCGCTTGTGACCTCGTCTGGCGCCTCTCCTTGGTTGGTGACGGTTCCTGTTAGTCAAGCCGTTCAGTCTTTTGAATTGGCAATGGCACTCGAAGGCAGGATGGTTCAAATGGCAGCCGAACAGTCTCTTTGAATAGCACCGGGTCCTCCGGCAACTCAGCAAGTAATAATCTCGAGACTCTGCGACTCCCGTCTCTTCCTTTCCACTGATCCATGATCTACCTTTTACAGACAGTGGTTGCCCTGTGCCCTGTGCTGACTGACTGTGGACAGTGGACACTCCCAGGCTCGCCAGGCTGAGTTGAACACGGGGAAATGGAGAGAGTGGCCCATGGATCGACCGGAAAGTCTGATTCAGGTCCCTCTCCTGCAGGCGGCGCCGTGAGAGGTACCTTTGCACTACAACTCGGCGTCCCGTGCACCGGTCGCtttcaccagcaccagcagtcCAGAACACTGATGCTGTCAGAATCCCTCCCCACTCGGGGCTGTCCCATTGCGTTATCATTCCCAAAAAGTTTGGTGCTGAGCATGCTGAACAAGACGCCATCTTGTCTTCGTGTCTTCCAAGTCCTGTGCTCCACCGCAGCCTTCGCCTCTCACGCGGGGTCGTCTCTGGGCGTTCTTCTGCTCTCCACTGACAAGGCCGGCCGGAGCCTTCGATCTTCGAGAGTTACCCCGTGGCAGCGCCCTTTATTTGTCGGCGAGGCGAATTCATCTTCATCGATCAACAAAAAGGGCAGTTCGGATCGGCAACTGGCTCGCTATGCTCCTCTGTTCCGGAACATCCTCGATTCAGCGGCTCCTCCGGCTTCTCCCGCGTTTCTGCAAACAGCGTCAAAGCCACCCCGAGTGAGGAGAGAGCTTTCCAATGCATGGGGTGGGACTTGGCTCTGCTTCCATTGTTTCGACCTCAAGCTTCCAGACACTCATCAGGCTGGCTAGctcggtggtgctggaaaGTGGGACCTCATCAGTCAAGCCGAGGCGAGTGCGACGGCCTCATCCATTCAAACCAGTGCACAATCTCTGGCACAGACTGTCAATGCGTGGAAGTGTCCATTCCCGAGATCAGAAGTTGGGACGTTTGATGAAAGGCCCCAAGTCGAGCGGCTTTGGTATCAACCATCACACCGTGGTATGTTTCAACCTGTTTCTGCTCTACATCGGAGATCTCTTTAAAATAGCCCATCTCACCAGCGGACATTACCGCACATATCTCTGCAACACTAGTCTGTCcctgccaaaaaaaaaaaaaaaaaaaaaaaaggctctTCACTCCAATCCAAACAAGGACCAGCAGCCGCGTCAGGTTCTTCAAAGCGTCGACAGCAAATCCCGCCCTAGGGGAAAGCCGGAACGGATGGAGAAGTATGAACAGGTTTCAGCTATTCCTACATCATCACGCTTCGTCCAAGCTGCAGGAGTTCTTGAGATGCAAGATAGCAGCAATGCAGGGACTTTGGACATGAACTCCGGATGGTTTGGCAGATACGAGTGTTTTTAACTTTGACTGAAGAAACGGGACTCAGACAAGTACCTTATTCTCGTGGTCCTCAACGGTCGCCTCAAGATATTCTTAGATTTATCCGTCACCGTTATGGTAGTTTCAACAAAACATCAACTTGCAAACTCAATTCAAGTCTGCATGCATAGTCCCAGATTAGCTGCTGATGCCCTCCAATAGAGTCCTATCATCTGGCAACGTTCATGTGGCCATTGGACACAACAACCCACCGATCCGGAACCATCTTCCCGGCGCGCCCTCGAGAGCTCCAGCAGCAATGTCACCTGCAGCCTGCCGTCGACAGCTATTGTTGGCTGCCGACGCTGCAACTATCTTCACGATCCGGGCTTGGCAGTCCACATCGGAAGCTGTCTCGTTGCTATCTCGCATCTTGCCAAGCATGCCGCCGACAATTTCCTTACATGGCGGGCTGAGGCGTATCCGGAGATATGTCCGGGGGTACTGGCGGGGAGCACCGGGCCATTCCCGGGGGTTCTTGCTTTGCAGGTCGGCATGAGGTGCTATGGAATGGCAATTGCTCGCTGAATACACGGTTGAATACACAGTTCTAGACCTTTTGAAGGATATCTCGGCATTGCACGTTGGAAGCGGGTCAAGCAGACGTCGTGTGTAAGTGGATGTTTAATCAACAAGCATTTTCCTTTGACCTCTTTACATTCCACCCAGGAACTGATCATGAGTTAAGTTTATGCTTCCCCATTCAGTAAGTAGCCTTCAACCCAGACGACCGAGAGTAACCATTGACTTCCGCATCCCACAATATCTTAAACCCGTCTATCCCTATCTCTCCATATCACCTTCCCTCTCGTGACGAGCTGCATATCTAGAAGAAATCCGGGTATCCCACGCTACATACATACCTAGTTCGCACTATACAATACGACCGGTTAAATCGGTGGCGTTTCCTGTCGTGTCCCAGTTCTTTGCTCCCCTTCTCTCGCATCTTTCACACCGTTGTTGCAGCTGCAAGAACAGGGCATGGCAGTGTAGCTATGACAGCTTGCTTAtctccccgcccccgcccttCGGGAAGCTCGTTGATAAGACGAACAACAACGACACCAGAGACCGGTGAACTAGGAATTGGGAAATTCTCTTATCCTTTTTACGACTAGAATGGTCCGGAACCGGATgtggttgaggaagatgcaactgggagttggggagggaggtagGGAGGGGTGTTGGCATTCTTGGTGACTTCGTCATCTCTCGACCAGGTTAtgtcatcttttttttccataTGAGGGGGGAACAATTGGGGTGATTtatacacacacacgccATAAGAATCTAGAATTCCATAAACCTCCTCTAAACAAAGAGATATGCTGCGGGGGGAGTTCTTGACCGAGTCGACAGCCACGTCTCTTCGGACCGAAATGTTTTAAATGCCGGTTTAAcgtgggggggatggaggatgggaaCGGGAAGGGTAAACTAACCCCTCCTCTTGGGAGCTCATGGGAGCTGTTTcgtgtcaccaccacccaacttTGAAGCTTTTGCTCGCCGAGGGGCTTGGGCGAGGTAGGTCGTAGCTTTAGAAGTTCCAATATGCGGGAGAGGGATGAATTGCGTAGCGTA is a window of Podospora pseudopauciseta strain CBS 411.78 chromosome 1, whole genome shotgun sequence DNA encoding:
- a CDS encoding hypothetical protein (EggNog:ENOG503Q41Q; CAZy:GH16; COG:G), translating into MVKPTAFSRGALLASLAQATTAASTSRYTLTQVFNATNFFSEFTFFDQPDPTHGFVEYVDAPTANRLSLAGYSQNGVYLGVDHTNTTTTGRKSTRVTSNQAFTKGLFIADIAHMPASASSSCGLWPAYWMFGPDWPTSGEIDILEGVNTQKSNSITLHTAKGCEMANTGSLGSTKLANGNCEGNTGCGQTTSATNNYGAGFNDIGGGIYALEWTDDHIAVWFFPRNSNTCKSLAAASPSSVPNTSNFGTPLAKFVGNGSGNCSIPNHFKDHNIVFDTTFCGDWAGQVWGQDDTCKSLADTCEDWVGQNPEGFQEAYWLVNDIKVYQQVDQGPAAGQTDGGFGVQRKPDEERRRARSFEA
- a CDS encoding hypothetical protein (COG:O; EggNog:ENOG503P0XE) — its product is MKFSTTLSNGPPKYTLRTRQPLSFNRHCRYLSSRTHHKSLLTIAIETSCDDTCVAILEKAGPAARLQFNKRIPSNHVEFKGIHPTIASKSHEIQLAKLVNEAVQSLPEHTNHSPEVKTISIRDPQTGKPTPRRLPDFVSVTRGPGFPRCLDVGLGVAKGLSVAWQVPFLGVHHMQGHALTPRLDHALQQPFPPSSSTPSSKLSPKFPFLTLLASGGHTQLLLSTTLTTHTILATVTNISLGDMLDKAAREILPPSLLSSLPNIAYAAALEQFAFPSPSYKYTPPPNRHSETLPSPLPSPPFEPGWSLTPPLPLSKEMTFNFSGFGGQVQELAQFYPHTKLDRVRAEESNQILSPPSLTTEQRRILARETMRLAFEHLASRVVFALRELQPVSEADKRHGTGRNDLKRLKGLLRGGQKIETLVLSGGVASNKFLRHVLRSVLDQRGWPDIKLAAPPVSLCSDNAAMIAWAGMEMFETEGVETDLGVRSIQRWSLDESLGEEGTRGVMGVDGWLKRQKIQDTPAPQLQRLLHRQVVPVLGIQHAIRKRLAGPDAKQVPRQPRAVAVNVVQRRPFLLGDAGAHGAHRQALALVLVHQVGEDLARGRDRDSPLVAELVEAALHTEPGEPVLAVGGAAGHGAEEVGIDLDDLFDRLGGDPVAGRGAGIGRDDDATLEAEGERGGAVGDLDGAVGVGAVVGCCAEPGRGLE
- the PRE2 gene encoding Proteasome subunit beta type-5 (COG:O; MEROPS:MER0001516; EggNog:ENOG503NXDJ); translation: MDTLVARYSRPTYTQNELFTEQEQEEFAAGSIPNLSLKFAMPPVAQPSAWLRAATDDRSNPHCPIKIAHGTTTLAFRFQGGIIVATDSRATAGNWIASQTVKKVIEINSDLLGTMAGGAADCQYWLAWLGMQCRLHELRHKRRISVAAASKILANLVYQYKGKGLSMGTMCAGVTKEEGPALYYIDSDGTRLAGNLFCVGSGQTFAYGVLDAEYRYDLTVEEALELGSRSILAATHRDAYSGGFINLYHVKETGWEKHGFTDTNPVFWKTKLEKGEFSNVTSDFSEEV
- the REG1_2 gene encoding protein phosphatase regulator (COG:S; EggNog:ENOG503NXI0); this translates as MAVVISSEENNYFSASTLRRSHSQPKFVTKNSGFHTSSSTSRLADLYPESTRSYSSSSVSSTPSSPRIIRIDSSDQLRSTKSGAKFSLVSGCEEVRNAESVTSEDDIIFPQYEERGGYFGRIEVSEPAPSPQAGYSYTSSPNDDENSAATSRPGTPDISERAEDDISLKVRPSRHVDYLSHNWREEDIWSSWKLIVSRRGDYSDSARLENASWRTWMKAKNKLSTVSPETLNWLKDCDVTWLYGPLQSGASMSNPRLKNSSSRLSKSNPQEKKKTILKKRTMSEIMLQRSLSTSSLVKQAAAAVQAQQKGGLKRGGQRPGLERATTDFVGFPFSSRGVSHDGTSLFPSTRSSGITSPFNEKKHIHFNEQVEQCIAVEIKGDDDEDDEPVRYDSDSDDGAIMMKRSAIKKRRPTMRRAASHAGNMESKTIAMLPSTTLKYRDDTPEPTETAMKHSTGIYKNSPVSPSSSQETLRPSKKSGKLFFASDDDDDDVSDDDDDEPVRFSSKSASASTSSSLGGSFGEGGSGLRRSTSTSSLSAEPVGMRRTSSGMFMPYEEGDSESSSGTSLIGRVIDTVNTARDIVHVIWNVGWRK